The Phaeodactylum tricornutum CCAP 1055/1 PHATR_bd_28x34 genomic scaffold, whole genome shotgun sequence genome has a segment encoding these proteins:
- a CDS encoding predicted protein produces MSMSDSVSEASSATPLQVKDESISPRWAGSKEDAETFNLIHWVGVTRDNTLMAFYGTQDSKISKIADRLLKKEAKTGWDYYTYAVQSQKRLVHAVKFHIYERRAFPVGKRVKLRGLAHNTFLNGMAVRILEYHPDTDKYLIRPTIPLPEERKLSSTGQLLVKSEHLLAETTWDDYIVWSFCAVFNGKKLKETDICTFVEKLVFLSEEFRATDAWKQSGKMSCQTEFGPILKAQIDLFCEMGREAFHDHSLELSNEIVAHNLFLLSKGSEYKSPAEKAREQSLSEATPSVSTANSTSNSF; encoded by the coding sequence ATGAGTATGAGCGACAGCGTAAGCGAAGCTTCGTCCGCGACGCCGTTGCAGGTCAAGGATGAATCCATCTCTCCGAGATGGGCAGGTAGCAAGGAAGATGCAGAGACATTTAATCTCATTCACTGGGTTGGGGTGACACGTGACAATACATTAATGGCCTTTTACGGTACGCAGGATTCTAAAATCAGCAAAATTGCGGATCGCTTGTTAAAAAAGGAAGCCAAAACTGGTTGGGATTACTACACGTACGCGGTGCAGTCACAGAAGCGCCTCGTTCACGCGGTCAAGTTCCACATATACGAACGTAGAGCATTTCCTGTTGGCAAGCGCGTCAAGTTACGTGGGCTCGCACACAACACCTTCTTGAACGGAATGGCGGTCCGAATCCTAGAGTACCACCCTGATACAGACAAATATCTCATACGTCCTACAATTCCACTTCCCGAAGAACGAAAACTCTCCAGTACGGGACAGTTGCTCGTCAAGAGTGAACACCTGTTAGCAGAGACAACCTGGGACGATTACATAGTTTGGTCCTTTTGCGCAGTATTCAACGGCAAGAAACTCAAGGAAACCGACATCTGCACTTTTGTCGAGAAGCTCGTcttcctttcggaagaatTCCGCGCTACGGATGCATGGAAGCAGAGTGGCAAGATGAGCTGCCAAACAGAATTTGGACCCATCCTCAAAGCCCAGATAGACCTGTTTTGCGAAATGGGACGGGAGGCATTTCACGACCACAGCTTGGAACTCTCGAACGAAATTGTGGCCCATAATCTCTTCTTGCTCTCAAAGGGCAGCGAATACAAGAGTCCAGCCGAAAAAGCACGTGAGCAATCTCTGAGCGAAGCCACACCGTCAGTTTCGACCGCCAACAGCACCAGCAACTCGTTCTAA